One Salvia splendens isolate huo1 chromosome 1, SspV2, whole genome shotgun sequence genomic window, tgaaaaacatTTAACTTTAGCAATCTTTCGACGGCATAATCACAATTATGATAGACAATATCATTAATAACTGTTTGCAACATACGATTATGTCTAAAGAAAATACTCTGATGATATTGATAAAGCAAGAGTAGGAGCCTTAAGTAGCAATCCAAAAATATTGTGCGGGTTTAACACATTAAACGAGTAGCTAAATTAACTCTAtgacaaaacaaaaatatacgGTCACAACTCCAAAAcgaaaaaaagtgaaataaattatttcttctTGCCAGCCTTAGCAGCATCTCCGGCTTTGGTCTGCAAAAAAATTACAGCACGATTAGCACACAAAAAGGTAAGGCAATTTAGTTTAAGGGATACAATATCGCACCTTCTTGACACCACGGATTTTCTTTGCCCTGTTCTTCCTTTCCTTCATCTGCTTCCTTGATTTCTCAATCTTGGTGTCAAGACCATTCTGCAAACAAAAATGTCCACGCGTAAACATGTATCCGAATAATGAAAACAACTAGTGTGAACTTCACAACCATAGAGTTATTCAGATAATCTGTTCATAATAATGGTGAGCAATGATAGGAGCAGCAACAGATTGAGGGTATTCACTGAACATCTGGACAATATCGTTGTCTAATCAGTCGATACGCTGTATTAAGAACACATCATACACGAACAAAATGCTTGACAAAATGTAACAGTCTGAACTAGACATATAAATAAGTTCATAGAGTGAGGTAGTTACCCTGATTAGCCTGTACTTGGGCTCGAATTTCTTAGCATTCTCAACAGAATCATAGATCAAGCCAAAACCAGTAGATTTTCCACCACCAAAGTGGGTCCTGAACTTGAACACAAAGATGGCATTTGTGTCCTTAACCTCGTACATCCTTGCCAACTTCTCCTTCAACTCAGCCTATAGCAATGAAATAGAGAACTAAGAGAACGCAAAAAATATTTGGGGAAAAGGGAATGAAAAAGGTTAATGATATCATATTTATACCATTCTCagcaaaaacaaaaacacagcAAACAGAAATAAATGCCATACATAATTacagaaaacagaaataaatGCCATGTATACTTATTGGTAAAACACTGCCAAGCAACTTTAAGGGCAATATCACAATATTAGTGCATATACATATTTTACTTCACCGCCCCAATAGCTAAATTCTAATTTTAGTGGATGGGAAGAACACTGCACTATTGATTAAAACTTTGGTAAGAACAGAGAACTGTACAGAATAAGGGGAATCAATTATGCCAAAAAGGTCATATAATTAATTGAAAAGGAAAAGTAAAAAACAGAACAGCACAATTAATCTCTGTAacataaacaaaacatataaATTAAACGAGAGCACACCTTAGAAACATTGGCCCTTCCTGGATGCAAGACATCAATGATCTACAATCAGAAACAGAAAACGGAGATTCAAAACACAGTGAGCGAAACTGCGACAGTCAATTACCAAAAAAAGGTAAAATCGGGGCTAAAATTGGCAATACATACAAATTGCTTCCTGGAGAGGAGACGGTTAGTCATGAACTTCCTGGTCCTGATAGTAACTGCCTTGTCCGCCATTTTCCTGTAACAAAGAGGAATTATCAACCTAATTCACCTCGATTTGATTTCGAACTGAATGGAGAAGACTATCTACGTATTTAACAATGCAATTTTAAAAGGAAAATCTGAGCGACAGAGAATTCGAGAGATTACGGTATGGTTCAAGCAGATCGCCAAATGCCGCTGCTCTTGAGAAGCTGAGATGCGTCGTTCCCAGCTAGCGAGGCGTTTCTGCGTAGAATGAAGGCAAGAGCTTTAACCCTAGGGTTTTGTAGTTCATATCTATTGGTTCTGGGCTCAATTGGGCCCAAATCTTGATggcataaatattttttaaatatttattatgggCTTTAGATTTAGCCCAATTTTAACGTTGTTGGTCATAAACTTTTTGCATTGGTAACCTAATGGTAAAAGGAAaagtattactactatttttcaaCCTCAATAAATTATGGAGTACTACATTTGTCCCATttaagttgaatatttttattctgATAcaagattttatatattattgattaAATTAGTTTTGTCtgttgtgaaaaaataattggaCTAACCTAAATATTCATCCCAAACTTGATTTGATTTCCAACGTCGCATTAATTTCAAATCgaaaatcatttttttgaaataaaagttGATACGAACCATTTTGTTATTATGTATGTTGCGAAAAATTACTTAGGCACAACATCTTGAATCCTTGATAGTTGATACAAATagtctttttattttaggtgTAGCAAAGAATTAAAGTTCGTACATGTAATCAATTTGATTTAACTACcataatattttaaatggaAGCTAAATAGTGTGCGCATATAAACATAGCATATGCATGTGACAATTGACAAATGACAACTATAACCAAATCTCCAATAATTGATTCTAAAATCCACCATGTATTGTATCTCTGtcaatatcaatttaataaaatcCAGCCAACTAACCAACAAAAATACGcatatgtaaaataaaaatatgaaattagtGTTATAGCAACTTATTTCTGGGATATAACATCactaaaatcaaacaaacaatctaaaatatagaaaaatttaACAAGTACTATTAAGCATTTGAATGTATCTAAGTAAAATTAGCATCCGAATCAACCAGAAGCGTCCACAGCGCGTGCACGTCTTCGCACGAACACGACTTCACATCCTCGTACAATACATATATCCCACGCCCTAAAACAAGAAACACACTTTTCTATTTGTTACAAGAAGCAGTTTAGAATATAACCATCAacgaagaaacaagaaaaaaaaaacattgtaAACACGATCATAACAACACAATGTATACAAGAGGAAGAAAATAATGATTTTTCGAGTAAACTTACGCGTTCTTCGGGTCTCCCGGAATCTGCCCCAGAATTTCTTCAatggagaaagaagagaatGAAACCATGCCATCACTATAAGGAGAGGAGAGACCCTTTTTCTTCTTCACTTTGGTTTCAAAGTTtggaaggaaaaataaaatggggTTTAATTTAAGACTGTAGGATTCCCAtgagattaaaaataaatttggaCATCACCACTGTTTCATTAAATCTACTTTTTTTTCACTAATGTTGCAGCCAAGAATGTTGtaataaaatcatactactatcctttttctttaataaatctttttttGTATTGGTGTGAAGTCCCTATCACAACAACAGATAttatttattctctaattataGGAGGTGGTAAAGTTTAATTAGATTTGTAGTCAATTGACAAATTTGATACTCTATCACCTAGCTTGATtagtgtaaattgtaatcatgcccatctttttaattttttcttaagTCAAGAGACACTTTCTTTGCTTTGATTTGAGAGGCCATATCATTATACTTCATGATTTGAGTAATTCTTGATTTGTTAGATGATggcctttttcttctttttttttttttgatttccTAAGACCTATTTGTAGATATCTtcttgttgacattttaattaaGTGGAGTGTGGATTAGGAGGTAGTTATGAGTGATGGTGTTCCAAGACCCAAGTAAAGATGGCCTAATTAACTCCACAAATAGCATTAagttttggatgaaaattgcCACTTGTAATTACTTCAAGAGTGGCTTCTTCTTAAAGCAATGAGCAAGAGCAATCTTCACAAGACAAGATATTGTTTGGCTTTCTTTATTCAATAAGATGTAttaatgatgaaaaaaatataggGCTTTAATTCAAAACTAATTGGTGATAAGTGGATTAGTTACAATGAAACACGGTGAACTCAATTATTTCTTTAAATCGATAtgtgatattttattatttcatatGTCAATAATTCATATTCTATCCAcgctcaatatttttttttctcgaaGTCTAAAATTGAGCGGTTTTCCTAAAATTAATTTTCCAGGTTGTCTAATCcagaaaattttgtttttgctttattttaaataaaaaaatatttggaaatATATTCATGTAAAAGATACTCGTAGTTATCATTGTATGAGCGTAGGCCCAAAATACAAAATACTCAAATGGGCCAAGTTTTATATAAGCATGATCAAATTTGAGAAGAAACATTTAATCAAAGATAGGGCCAAGGTTAAAAAGTGTATAGGACTAGTAGAATATATGATCAAATTTGAGAAGAAATATTTCACCAAAGCTAATGGGATAGTGATTCTAAGTCTAACTAATTatcttaaaattttgaaatttcccATGTTTTAGATAAAATAtcacactttaattatt contains:
- the LOC121802125 gene encoding 40S ribosomal protein S24-1, with product MADKAVTIRTRKFMTNRLLSRKQFIIDVLHPGRANVSKAELKEKLARMYEVKDTNAIFVFKFRTHFGGGKSTGFGLIYDSVENAKKFEPKYRLIRNGLDTKIEKSRKQMKERKNRAKKIRGVKKTKAGDAAKAGKKK